From Quercus lobata isolate SW786 chromosome 11, ValleyOak3.0 Primary Assembly, whole genome shotgun sequence:
ACCACTTCCATTTTGGGTTATCATCTCTAACCACCCTTGAAATTTTGTGGTTGTCTATTCTTCCTGCCCAACACAGAATTCTGTTTCCCACCATTAAACAAACTTCACAACTTTGCAGATAATTCTTGTCATCTTTAAAGATCTTAAACCAACTATTTTCattgcaaaaaccaaaatacacACTCAGTTGTTCCACCACTATAAACTATACAACAAATTGAGCTACAACAAACCTTGGTaacacaaaatctcataaaGGATGTAAAAGCATATTCCAGAAGGTAAATTTTTAATACATGTTTTCTTAAAGAATACAATCAtatgaaacttgaaagcaagtTCAAAGAATAGGTGTGGCACATAAAAGCCAATCATTCGTTTTAAGTTGGAGAAACAAAATCCATTCATGCTATCCCTCATCCAAAATCATATATGGACCTTTTATATATCATACCTACATATCGGatcataaaaattttgtaaccaagggCCTATTATTAACATTCAATACTTTACCATCAAATCTGAAGCAAAAAGCACAGCAGCCAATTCCAAATCATGAGTTTGggtaatttttgttcaaaattcttTAATTGTCTAGAGGCATAAGCAACCAAGCCAGTCATGTTTTTACATCGCAAAAAATGACATTGAaaaaagaaggctgacaaacaCATCTCAACCTGATTAAATCAGCAACATAGCATCACATTCTTTACTTATCTTCTTCCTTACCAATATCCATGTAATATAACTCctagaataacaaaaaaaaaaatcacataggaattttatcaaacagCTTATGTTCATGTAAGAGAGATGGGAATACTAAACACATCCAGACACAAACACACCatgaaataaatcattaaaaaaatcaaacctactTCTCAAATGGAATTATATCCAAATCTCCTCCAAGACTCCACCAAACCCACATATCTGTTATGCTCAAAATTGGGACCATAGGCACTTGAAACACTGACTTGTATTGATCATCCACACATCCAAACTTATATAAACTGAATAATTTCCCACAGCTccatcaaatttctctactaTTCTTCTAGTCCACAGCAATAACAGCCCAACGGAGGCCCCTAAAGCTCCAAAGTAACACCAGTCCACAAACTAATAATCAATATGGTAAATCATTGTTACAAtagtttagccaaaaaaaaaaaaacatttgtacAATACTATCAACTATTACCAAAACTATCTAAATGTTGTTTTCTATAGACCTATCCCACCATCAATACCAATCCCAATATCTAACATATGAATCataaaagaatttcaaatacacaatctcaaagaattagaaattaaaattcctTATGAATTTCGAATTTAAATCCCCAAACTATAcacaaaaatcaagtttttaagGGGTAGCCACATGAACCTAgataaaaattcacaaaattaaatccaaaaaaaactgaagaattATAAAGAGAGCAAGAAAAATTCAGAATTATAAAGcgagcaaaaaaatttcagaagagagtaatgaaaaatacaaattttcagCCGTGAGTTGCATGGTAACAAACAATcccttaaaaaaacattatttataatataatatagggttatggattcctaatcaaatttggttagggttatggattcctaatcaaaatattatgaaatacCCAAATCGGAAAATTGAGCATTTACATTTGTTGGGAAAATTATTTACCAGCAGTGGTGGTGTCtgatttgattttctcttcAAGCTTTTTTGCAATCCCATCGTCACCTTCGCTTCTAGAAAAACTCTCCGATTGTGAAACCATAGTTGTATGTATCGCGGAAGGACCAAACCATATGGTTGGTGATGCCTTCTTTCTATCTTGGACCTGACATTGTGGGGATGGCTTCTTGGCAAGATTGATTTTCagtgttgggttttggggatgGAGAaggtagagaaatagagaagagagaggaacaGTAGAGTGTGgctctgcttttttttttttttttttgcgttatgtttttaattttttggtttttatcaGGTTttcaaaaggttttttttttttttttttttgctcttatttttttttaagaattttttttttaatactatgctgacgtggaaaattgtgggagtttcaaaagtttcagttttatatatatatatatattgatgatggGGTTTTTAATCCAGATCATTTttcggaattaacttttttaccaaaaaaaaaaaaaaaaaagattttcaaaacaaaacttcttcttcttaaaaCTTTATCATCAAAGTAAAAATCATGGGATTTTTAAACTTTAGCCCTcatctttaaaagaaaaacccatgGAACTTTTCAATCAACTTTTCCCAAAATTccccttttctttgttttctcaaAATTGGTAATTTTGCAAAATGGTTTTCGAAACAAACTTTTACCAAATAAATTCTATGGAATTTTTGGATcccccttttaaaaaaaaaccatgggcATTCCTTTTCTCCAAATAAACTCTTTTCTAAAACTcgtttcaaaaataaaatttgttttcataaaaaaaatccaaatttcaagCTTTgcctattcaaaaaaaaaaaaaaacttttacaaaatttaaagtataaccttctttttttaataaaaatcatagaaaattttttctagaagaaaatatttataaaaagaaaaaagaaatttaatgatgaaaatttttctcACCAAGAAAAATGCTTTTTCTACAACTTCTTTTCTCTAAAGtctacatataaaaaaataaaaataaaaaataaaaaaagagagaaagtcctttttatgaaaacaaagaaatcctttttacaaaaatttgcaaacTTGTTTTCTCCaaacaaaccttttttttttaatttaaaaaaaaaaaatctattaggttctaagactttaggaactaatatattagaacttcaatttatatatgttggcaaaccatgatcaaaacatttagtctaggTTTTGACTTGCTCAAAATTTGGTTTAAATTAAGTTTGGAATCAAGTAATTGCAagaaattactattcaatttctacaaggctcaatcaatcgaaaattagatTCAATCGATTGAAAGTCGCATATCAGCAAAAATCAGCAAATGTAAAAAAGCCATAACTTATccgtttgaagcccaaatcgcGATCCGTTTTTTCCAatatttaaaggaaatcatAATTTAACATTAGGTAGGGTTTTCAAGGCTTTTcatagagagattagagtgaagcttgtgcctcttttgtcgatttagggttttgtacccaaaatcTCTCTAAAGTCTTTGATGTGctgtgtgttgaatctcttgtgagatctaaaggtgTTTACCTTTATACACACTtagagttatcaagatcaagattcatgttAAAAACTTGGTAATCGCTTCGattgctgcataaagaatttaaagaagatctgaaacctttgaatGGAGTCTCAagtcacaagtgggagtacttgtggttgcagtggatcaaggaaagaaagAGTTCGTGAACTCGGAGCTATCACATAGTCGTGctagtaagttttctacacgaggtagcaataagatgttagtggtctaagtcttattttacaaacttcaattctttcatagtggatctgttttaccttgaggatagctaggttaaatcctccctatgttttttaccggtttggttttcctcggttattatatcatgtgttCTTAATACTTCCGCATTATTTACGTGATATGATTTgcttgtgttaacctagatctgaataatttatctaagtaatcacttgactaaataactaggttaaacaacttgtattttaaggggtctaaaaatgaacaaaatcttttcaaaataatttgttttctagcattgttgtttgaaaacttCTTCTTAAAAATGCCTCTTAGAGATTTGTGCCTATGGTTCAATGAAATTGAACCAATAGGCACCAATCAAGCTTACATGGTTCCCTCTCTTCTCCTCCATTCTTGGTACTAATGTTTCTTTCTATTGTGTTTTTTgcatgataaaatgaaaaaaatttggtggATGATAACAACGTGCTatgcttccttcttcttttcttttacttttacgTTGTAAATAATCATGTtaattatgtgtgtgtgtgtgtgtgtgtgtgtgtgtgtgtgtttgtgtgtgaatGTATACACACATATTTAACATGATTATTTACAATGTAAAAATATGctattgtatatattatttcttGCAACGTGGTAAAATGTTTCTCACATgcgatgtatatatatacttcacATGCCTTGTTTGTAAATAAATCCTTGAAATAAATATTCACATGCTatgttataaataaacaaatactcaCATGTGTGTgcgtctatatatatatatatatatatatatatatattgttcgtacaaaacattttgaaaaaccaaaatGCCAAGTatcttatttcttcattaaaaggATAATGttagaattaaattaaaatgggGTTCTATCCTTTAGATAGGTGGTGTGGGGTGCCTAAAACCTTTCCCACATGTAACCAAACTTTCAAGTCCAAGATCTTTGATTCGAGACTTTTGGTTTACCTTAATTAATAAACCCTTAAAATTGGTTTAGCTAATTAGGTAACTTAAAAAGAATTAGACAAATAGGTGACCATTCACGgcaaatacaaaaccaatggtTGGTGGcagctcttaaaataaaaataagaaaaagggacTCACACTCACACACCTCGCCCTAAAATCACATGCACACAAAGAGTCACATCACTAAGGACTCAATGTGcaataaaccaaaaagaaaaaaaagccctCTTACAATGGCCACTTCTTTAAAAGGGAAATTTTTTGGGGTGTCCACAAGAGGAAGTCATAGGTGTTATGGAAGCTGGAGTGAAAGTTGTGGAATCCATAAAAGACTAAtagaaaaagaatggaaataaaacaattttgtgtattaatgaaaataaaataatgatataacTACTGATATAGTTCAATAGAAgagtagtaataataaatattacactTGTTGCTACACTtcagcttatatatatatatatatatatatatatatatagatatagatactAGTCAAGTGGAGTGgattacaaaactaaaaaagtgGAACACAAAAGTCAAAATACAAAAGCTCGATGATAAAACTGGAGggtaaaaacaaattaatggtGGACAAacgaaaaaagtaaaaagaaggagaaggaaagatgaaaaacagaagaaaagaagaagaagaagggacaAGCTGTTGAGGATACCAATGAAGTGGGTGACTTGCGGTGGGTGGCTTCCTTCGGGTAacagttattaaaaaaaatatatattccaaTGACAGGAGGAAAACTTAAATATGCATAACATTCTGTCATTGCAGGTATTAAGGTATTTTTTGGATGAGTCAAGGGGAGTAACTGCCCCTCTCGCCCCCGACTCCGCCCCAGCCTATAAGCATGTATATCAATATTGCATACTCATAAAACCCAATAACACATGTACTGTAAATGTTAGGAAAGAGGCTCATGAAGCACTTATTTGAGGTGTTAACGTATAGATTAACTGATAattcttagtatttttaaaggacatgattagggtttaaatctctcttccttaactatcaaattatcttaaaaaaaagggtgtaGATCATTAGAATATTAATCAGTATTCAAGtctataaatataataatgaatAATAGCTCGAACTTCTAAATAGCAAATTATATCCCAAAACAGGCATTGACTATCACCCTCAACATTAAACCCATGGCAATCCTTACAAACCAAATCTAGAGCTTATAATACTATTTGATTGTTACGCCCCCTAACCAATGAATAAAATGGACACGCGACAATAATTGCACATTGTTGATACCTATCTTTGCTAATATGGACCCAAAGGCCCAATGGCAGGAAAAGCCCAAACCAACTCAAAAAAGAAACTAAGaagtgaaaaagaaagacaattgGGATGTGCCCCAAAAGCCCAGAAAGTAAGTAAATATGGCCCAAACAAGGgcccaaagagaaagaaataccCATGAGGAACCAGAGATAGAGCCCATTGACCCACTTTAGGGTATGGGCAGTTATGGGAGACAGCCATAGTGGGATGGCCCTCCTTAAGGAATAAGAATGGGCCTTGAAAAAGTCCAAGAAGGAAAGATTAGGGTAAAGGCCCAATAGGCCCGCCCAGCAAGAACCTATGGGAAGCAAGAAAGGAGGACATCAAGAGCCAATGGGCTCCGCCTACATGAAATGCAAAAAAACCCAATAAGCCCACATCATTTCTATACAAAAgggacacgagttagaaaaaaCTCCAGACTAAACGAGAGAGAGTAAGAAGAAATGAGACAAAGCCAAGTAATAGCTGCTAAAAATGCAtgtaaaagaaaagacaaagcACAAGGGAGAAACAACAATGTAGTGGCCAGGGCACCACCAACCTGTAACCCAACCAATGCAAGGGAGGTGGGCCCACAATTGAAAAGATTACAGAGAGTGTGGTTTGGTGGAGGAGGAAAAAGAGCTTTGTTTCGGTATCTCGCCAAGACCTCTTTTAGGAGATGCTTTGCTAGGAAGGCATCTTTGCCAAAACGGATAACAAGTTGGCTAGGACTGTATGATGCATGCTAAGAGTGAAAAGACGAAAAGGGACATGAGGTCTTACCATttgggtagagagagagagtattcacGGCCGAaggtattttaccaaaaattggATGGAACTTGTCGTGGGATGAGTAATGCAGGAGAGAGAGAGCCCCTGCCCACACTTAGAAGGTAGTGGGACTAACCCAATCACAAATGGCCAAAAGGTAGTGGACGCTCTCTTAACCCAGTAAGTGTCTATTGCAGACAAAGGTGTTTGGTGAGGAACAAGGGTAAAATGGTGAAATAACATTAGCTTGATGTAGCATATAAATAGGAACAGTGCCCATAAGGGCAACAGCAACAGTAATTTAGGCAACCTAGATAGGAAATTGAaagtgaaagaagagagaatatGGAAACGTAAAGTGAAACTTTGGATAAAAAAGATGAGTGATTACAACAAAAATAGCATGCATCACTAGGCAACTCTTTTCCCTCCCTCACGCAGCAAACCCACTCTTTGTAATCTCACTAGACAAAGTAGCTACTCTGATTTATCCTCCAAAGTGTACAACTTTATGGTCTAAAAAGGGTAACAAGGTTGCATAAGTTGGAGCTTAGACCAAAAATGTGAACAGGCCCTTACACACATTTATAAAGTTTTCATCTTACGAGCGTGCAGAGCCGATCTTACAAAATAGCAACTATCCTTTAGAAATATCACATTAAGGGAAATCCAAAATTAACCTCAATGCCGAAATTACTAACTTGCTCCTTTCTTGttctttcttattattctttctGTTATTTGGATCCGTGCATCACAGAATATCCACTCCGACTTAGGGGGTGTGTCGAGGAAGACCAAGTCAATATGGAAAGTTTCCTAACCACATCAAGGAGCACATCTCTATGTAATCAGCAAAAGCACTCACTCGTTATATGATATATTCTTCAACTCAAATTGCACTAGTAGGCATTTTGTGTGTAGGAAATGTGTATATAAAGAACCTTCTGTAACGCAATGCAGAATAGAGAGATATAACAAACACAGATGGCCGTAAACTTTTTTGGGTGATCGTTAAAAATCTGTCTCTTATTCTTGTCTACTTTTGTTTTTGACATGGTATAAAATTAAGTGATTTTAAATTCGAATCCTATCTTCATTCTAtcttccatttaaaaaaatcttaaaaatctCATGTGTTGAGTCTCACTTATTAAGGGCAAGTCTATATCCACACTTGGGGAAAGTATAAAAATAACAgtcaaatgattaaatttactatttctttatggcttaaatttttgaaactaataGTAATTTATCAAAATCATTTGAGGAAGAGCAAACTCTAAGACTAATTTTACAtatgtaatatataatttagtttGGTTGTTAATTACACATATTTGACCACACATTCGTCGCCTTGAATACATTGATAAAGCTTAACATCCAAGTGCCTAGTGGTTCTTCGGTCGAATTGTGGCACATTTCACAACAAACCCCTTCTTCCAATCTGAAGAATATTCTCCCAGTTTGAATGAAATGTCTCCAACATTTTCTGGTAACATTGTAAACTCACCTACCAGGATCTCAATCCAATTTCCTaaaggtttttcttttaaatttgcTGAGCGCGTTAAACTTTTCGAACGTGGGAAAATGATCGTAAGTGTCACCGAGAAATTCCTCATGTTACAGATACCTTCATCTTTCATCTTCACGACAAACACAACTTCATACACAGTTCCTGGTGAGAGATAAATTGTCTGAATCGTCCCTTCAATGTTCAACCAACATACCTTTGATAGCTCAGCCACTTCAATATCTTCACCACTGCAAAACCAAGTAAGATTTAAATGTTCATTATTTGGATAAGAAGCCCTCAATACCGagtcaacaaaaaaaacttatgcTAGAGCTACAATTTTTCCCAtcaatctttttaaaaatactcaTGATTTGTTAGTTCCTCAAGTAAATAAGAATCTTCAAAATTACCCCCTATTGCCTCTTCATGCgatctgtaaggttgaatttaatcaaccattttgttggctctATTCTatgccaatttgcttgtaattcagcatttagaaatcttgtatttaggtaagaatcatgtaagggtagtgtgtgtgagagtggGAAGAAAggctcaagagtgtgcactcaaGTAGggcctcgcgactggatctcgcgactggTGAGTCACCAAAAgaggcacacgtgtgaagcataaaggggagctgaagagtcgcgccagctggagcactacaggacaaaacttccagtctaGCCAAGCAGTTAGCTCGTAACTCAAACTCGCGACTCATTCCAGTCGCAAGCCCGAGTCACCAGATAGCTCTGTTTGTTACAAACCTAACCTTTCGCcttccaaacacacaccagtataaatacccttatacccacgtattgtagagagcttccagagagaattttgagagagaaaccctagagaaaaacaagattgactcatccacaatttttatactttgattcttcaaattcctctactctcaccctctccattgtcacatccttgagaggtacattagcgaAATCAttatctcaccatacctatatctgtgagaaggttaTTTGGTACTTGGAAAGCAGTTAGgcagggaccaattgatattggttgatgcaatgggctaattGCGGGATCCGGTAAGCCAGAGAAGacataggttcggcgcaaccttttggagcaagaagcttaaaGGGCTTAAGTACACttgatagattaggcttggagggtcttctactattcatgtatctcaactttattttttagtggattattgtccgcttggagggcggcggaaaggttttacgtcgaggacttcggtttcctcttcgataacacatcgttgtattgtctttgtgtttgcatctctcttcccttaatctttgccatttaattacTACTGTGGTTGTGATTATTTTCGATTTAGATTATTTCATAAATtctattttagcttattttcatattctgcacatacattgtttgataataagcttgaattggtaatttgtaattttgggGTTTAAAAGTTCATAAGTGTTTTACATATTAGTTGAACATTCAATTGCTATCAGAGCGGGTGCACTAgctgtggtttaattaccttaGTGTGATCCTTAACCCCGTTTGAGATGGATCAatctcaatctttaaatgctccaccatattttgatggaagcaactatgccttttggaaaGTCCAAATGAGGGCATTTTTGTGTTCAATTGATGAAACCGTTTGGGATGTAGTGGATGTTGGATGGACTAGGCTAGAGGCTACTAAATCCACATGAGATAAGGCAGCCTTGCAGCAGCTAACGCTAACAGTAAAGCTTTGAAtgcaattttttgtggtgtttctccagatgagtttcacaggatttctcacataaCTGTTGCCAAGGAGGCATGGCAAATATtggagaccacctatgaaggcacgaagaaggtGAAGGACACTAAATTGCAAATGCTAACCACTCGATTTGAAGAGCTAAAAATGAGTGAAGATGAGTCATTCGACTTATTCTATGGCAAGTTGAATGAGGTGGTTATtggcaagttcaatttgggtgagaaaacggaggacttaAAGGTAGTAAGGAAAATCCTTCAATCATTGCCGGAGAGCTTCTGTGCAAAGGTTACAGCAATTAAAGAGAGTAAGAATCTTGATGATATCAAAGTTCAAGAACTAATTGGCTCACTTCAAACATATGAGCTGTCATTGCCAtcacaaaggaagagcaaatcccTTGCTCTTAAGACAATTAATGAGAGAGTGGAAGTTCATGACTCATCGGATGAGGATGAAGTCGATAAAGAAGTGGCATATCTTGTGAAGAATTTCTGAAAGTTCTTGAAGCTCAAGAATAATGGAAAGTTTGTTGAGAAgggaaaaatccaaaatttcggaAATGAGGAAAAGGATTTCAAGAGGAAAGATGGGAAGGACTCTCAATCCTCTCAAGGAATCACGTGCTTCGAATGCAACAGACATGGACATCTCAAGAAAGAGTGTCCCAATTATTTGAAAGCGAagggcaaagtgtatg
This genomic window contains:
- the LOC115968476 gene encoding uncharacterized protein PHLOEM PROTEIN 2-LIKE A4-like, with product METEIQRVDQNSEADPVKGKEVTTKRGTTPPLNFLAILNDANKLIDASSPDELCDKLYAGVFLEPNALKYFVDEKFNKNCFIVFARKLLISWAENPDYWKWTKEKDVSGEDIEVAELSKVCWLNIEGTIQTIYLSPGTVYEVVFVVKMKDEGICNMRNFSVTLTIIFPRSKSLTRSANLKEKPLGNWIEILVGEFTMLPENVGDISFKLGEYSSDWKKGFVVKCATIRPKNH